The genome window GCTTTACCTACAAGGTGCAGGACGAACCCGGCGGCATTGCGCAGGCGCTGGGACTGGCCGAACAGTTCGCCGCCGGGCACCCGGTGATCGTGCTGCTCGGAGACAACATCTTCGGCGATGCGCTCTCTGGCCACATCAAGACCTACGAAGGCTCGGGCAAGGGCGCGATGGTGTTGCTCAAGGAAGTGAGCGATCCCCAGCGATTCGGCGTGGCGCGCTTCGATGGCGAGACGATCGCCGAGATCATCGAAAAGCCCAAGGACCCGCCTTCGAACTCCGCAATTACCGGCATCTATTTCTATGACGCGCGGGTCTTCGACTTCATTCGCAGGCTCAAACCCTCGGCGCGCGGGGAGCTGGAGATCACCGACGTGAACAACCGCTACCTGGAACTGGGCGAGCTCGCCCACGCGCGGCTCTCGGGCTACTGGACCGACGCGGGCACCCACGAATCGCTGGCACGCGCCAACGCCCTCGTGCTGGGGCTCAAGCCATGAGCTTCCGCCGCATTCTGGTCACCGGCGCCGCCGGGTTCATCGGTTCTCATTTTGTCGAGCGCGCCCTGGAAGATCCCGAAGTCGAATGCGTGGTCGGCTACGACGCGCTCACCTATGCCGGGCGCAAGGAACACCTTGGCGAAGCGCTAGAAGACGCGCGCTTTACGCTGGTGCAGGGCAATGTCTGCGACGAGGACTTTCTGATCAAGACCCTGCGCGCCGAGCGCATCGACGCGGTGGTACACTTTGCCGCCGAGACCCACGTAGACCGCTCCATCCTTGGCGCGCGCATCTTCATGGAAACCAACGTCACCGGGACCTACACCGTGCTGGAGGCCTGCAAGGCTGAGAACATCGAGCGGCTCGTTCACATCTCCACCGACGAGGTCTACGGGCCTACGCCCGAGGGCGAGCAGTTCAAGGAGGATGCGGGCTTTCGCCCCTCGAGTCCCTACGCCGCAAGCAAGGCGAGCGCCGACCTGTTCGTGCAATCCTTCATCAAGACACACCGGCTGCCGGCGCTCATCGTGCGCGGGGCCAACAACTTCGGCCCGCGCCAGTTTCCCGAGAAGCTGATCCCCTTCATGGTGCACCGCGCGCTGCTGGGAGAGGAACTCCCGCTCTACGGCAGCGGCCGCCAGCTTCGCGACTGGACCTATGTCGAGGACTTTGCCGAGGGCGTGTGGCTTGCGCTTCAGCGTGCGGACGACGGTGACATCTTCAACCTGGGTGCCGGCAACGAGCGCACCAACCGCATGATCGTCGAGACCCTCTGCGACGAGCTCGGCTGCGACCGCGGGGAGATCGCGCTTGTCGCCGACCGGCCCGCACATGATTTCCGTTATGCCATGGACAGCTCACGCGCCGTGCAGAAGCTCGGATGGACTCCCAAGGCAGAGTTCGACGAGGCGCTGCGCGCCACCATCCGCTGGTTCGCTGCCCGCAAGGACTGGATGGAAAAGGTCTACGCCGAGACCGCCGATTACTTCAAGGACAACTACGCCGGTCGCTAGCCGACAAGAAAAAAGCGCCACCCGAGGGGCGGCGCTTTTCGTTTGGCTGCCTGAAATGATTACGCGCGGGTGATCTGGATGAGCTGGGGCTGCTCTTTGGCCTGCGCAACGCTCACGCGGTGGGCGGTCTGCTGCGAGACCGAGAGGAAGGCCTGCGCCGCCGCACACTCGGCGTCGACGAGCAGGATGGGCTCGCCCTTATCACCGCCCTCGACGACGCGCGGGTCGAGCGGCACCTTGCCCAGGAAGGCCGTGCCGATTTCGCCGGCGATCTTCTCACCGCCGCCCTCGCCGAAGATCTTGTACTCGTTGCCCGTGTCGGGCGCGACGAAGAAGCTCATGTTCTCGACGACGCCGATGATGGGCACGTTCACCTTCTCGAACATGGAGACCGCCTTGTAGACGTCGGCAAGCGCAACGGCCTGCGGCGTCGTGACGACAACCGCGCCGGTGAGTGGCACGCGCTGGCACAGCGAGAGCTGCACATCACCGGTACCCGGCGGCATGTCGATGATGAGGTAGTCGAGCTCGCTCCAGGCGATGTCGGTAAAGAATTGGCGGATTGCCGAGTCGAGTATCGGGCCGCGCCAGATGACGGGGTCTTTCTCGCCGACGAAGAATCCAAACGAGATGATCTCGAGCCCGTGCTTGCGCGCGGGAAGGATCTTCTCACCCACCTGGCGAAGGTCCGCCTTGGAGACGCCCATCATGAGCGGGACCGAGGGGCCGTAGAAGTCGCAGTCCATCAGCCCGACCTTCGCACCGGCCATGGAGAGGCCGACCGCGAGGTTCGCGGCGACGGTGCTCTTGCCCACACCGCCCTTGCCCGAGGCGACGGCAATGATGTTCTTGATCTGGGGAACGGGGTTGGCCTTGCCTCCCACGTCCTGGCTGCGCACGTTGGAGCTCATGTTGACTTCCACGCTCTCCACACCATCAATCGCGCGGACGGCGTCGGTGGCCTGGGTGCGGAACTGTTCCTTGATCGGACAGGCCGGCGTGGTCAGTTCGATGGTGAAGCCCACCTTGCCGCCGTCGATCTTGAGATCCTTGACGAAGCCAAGGCTCACGATGTCCTGGCCGAGGTCGGGATCGATGATGACGGAGAGGGCCTTCTTGATTGCGTCTTCGCTTACTGCTGCCATGGTTGCTCCCAATTCTGCAGAGCGGTCCGGGAGAGGACCGCGGCGCCTGTTCTAGTAGGCTCGCACCCGGTTTCGCAAGTGCGCTGTGCCCACGATGTTCGTCTCATGGAGGGTGAAACGGGTGGAAAGGGCTACGGTGTGCAGGCTCCGGGCAGGAAGCTGCACTGGGGTGCGCTGTCACCACAGCCGCAAAGGGTCGTGCTCAGAGTGCCCGAGGTCGTGTAGTAGGTGACCAGCACGCGCTCGCCCGAGTCGGATTCGAGCACCGGCAAAGTGAGCGGAACCAGTTGCTCCGCTGAAAAGCGCTCGCCCGACTCGAAGACGAAGCGGTAGCTCGATGAATCGGTCGGGTCGGTCAGAAAGATATCGGGCCGCGCCGCCAGGTTGAGATTGATGCTCGTTCCCGGCGCGCCGCCGAAATCGCTGGCCGGCACGTAGAACCAGAGCCCCGTAACCGCCAGGCCGCGGAAGGGTGTCACGATCTGCGGCAGCGGCGAAGCGGCCACCAGAGAGCCGGAACCGATGCCGACAGTCCCGATGGAGAAAGGCCCGGTGAAGTCGGCCGGATCGGTGAGATCCTGGCAGGGATTGCAGGCAAGGAGCACCGCGTCCTCGGGCGCGGCACTTTCAACGCAGGTCGTCGCCGCGTCGGCATCTCCCTCGACGCAGCCATGCAGCTCGCTGAATGCGCAGTTGGCCGAGGGGCTGCCCGGCAGGTAGGCGCACAGGTCCTGTTTGCTGTAGGGCGCGCTCAGGAATGTCAGCTCCGCGGGAATATCCATAGGACTGGCAAAGCTGATCGTGTCGGCGTCGAGATCGACGCTGAGCGGCGCGGTCAGCTCAATGTCGTCCTCACCGCCGGCCACGCGGAACACTCCGTTGGAGGAATCATCAACCAGCACCGCATCGACGCGGATCTCCTGCCCGCCGCCGGGCAGGATGACATTGAGGCGAATGACCAGCGCCCCGGTCGTGTCGAAGTCGGGAATCGGGACGGCGAAGTTGCCGTCTTCATCGAGTGCAGCCGAGCTGAACACCCCGCCGCGGGTCATGAAGAGCACCGCGTTCTCACTCTGGGAGAGCGCGCTGGTCATCGGCGCGGCCACCAACTGGCCCACCATCACCCGGCCGCTGCCGGGAACGATGGTCGTGCTGGAGCACCCGACGCCCAGCAGGCCCAGAAGCATCACAAAAGTAAGCGTCGCTTTGCGCATCGAGATCCTTTGCCGCAGCCCGCGCGGGCCGCGTACTGCGGCGCTCAACTTAGTCCCATCCGCGCGCCGGAATCCAGACGCGCGCACGCGGCTTCTTATCACGAATGTGAGGGAGATCACCAAACGTGCCCTGATACAAAGCACCGGGCGTGACTCCGTCATCACTTTTTCGCATCCATGCCTTCTAGGGGCGTGGGGGCTGTGGTAAGTTCCGCGCTCCGGAGCACCTCAGGGTGAGGAAATCATCAAGTTTGGCGCGAGATTCACACAGAAAAACGGGGGGAAAACGCACGCTCCTCGTGTGCCTGCTCGCACTGCTTTGTCTCCTTGCGCCCGCCCTCGCGCGGGCCGAGCGCAGCCCGGAGGTCCAGCGCGCCCGCGACCTGATTCGCCTCGGCGAGGTACGCGCCGCCCACCGCGCGCTGGTGGGGGTTCTCAAGAAGGACCCGCGCGATGTGGATGCTCACTATGAGCTCGGTCGGGTTCTCCTCTCCTATGAGCCGCCCCACTACGAGCAGGCCATCAAGCACCTGACCTACGCCACCGACGAAAAGCCCGACGTGAGCGACCACCACCTGTGGCTGGCGCGCGCCTGGGGCATGAAACTCGAAAACTCGAACATCGTGGCCGCCGCCTTCGGGCCGGTGTGGGAAGTGAAGGGCCACTTCGAGCAGGCCGTCGAGCTCGATCCCAAGAGTGCCTCGGCCCGCACCGACCTGTTTCAGTACTACCTGTTCGCCCCCAGCATCGTGGGCGGCGGGCGCGACAAGGCCCTCGAACAGCTTCGCGCCCTGGGAACCATCGCGCCCGACTCGGTGCTCTTCCACACCTCCCAGGCGATCATGGCTTTAAAGGACGGCGACATCGACTCGGCCGTCATCG of Chrysiogenia bacterium contains these proteins:
- a CDS encoding tetratricopeptide repeat protein, which encodes MCLLALLCLLAPALARAERSPEVQRARDLIRLGEVRAAHRALVGVLKKDPRDVDAHYELGRVLLSYEPPHYEQAIKHLTYATDEKPDVSDHHLWLARAWGMKLENSNIVAAAFGPVWEVKGHFEQAVELDPKSASARTDLFQYYLFAPSIVGGGRDKALEQLRALGTIAPDSVLFHTSQAIMALKDGDIDSAVIAFERIAQLSPPDAGQAFFELGMIFLSQRNYNRAYRYLKKAMDAGTAIEPPHKILKPNFVRNAFYEKARYEIENNVTVSVDSTSLSREGRMSARKEDNDPKYVKLLRMLGTIYERNGRSEMALKYVQRAKALAEKAQ
- a CDS encoding Mrp/NBP35 family ATP-binding protein is translated as MAAVSEDAIKKALSVIIDPDLGQDIVSLGFVKDLKIDGGKVGFTIELTTPACPIKEQFRTQATDAVRAIDGVESVEVNMSSNVRSQDVGGKANPVPQIKNIIAVASGKGGVGKSTVAANLAVGLSMAGAKVGLMDCDFYGPSVPLMMGVSKADLRQVGEKILPARKHGLEIISFGFFVGEKDPVIWRGPILDSAIRQFFTDIAWSELDYLIIDMPPGTGDVQLSLCQRVPLTGAVVVTTPQAVALADVYKAVSMFEKVNVPIIGVVENMSFFVAPDTGNEYKIFGEGGGEKIAGEIGTAFLGKVPLDPRVVEGGDKGEPILLVDAECAAAQAFLSVSQQTAHRVSVAQAKEQPQLIQITRA
- the rfbB gene encoding dTDP-glucose 4,6-dehydratase gives rise to the protein MSFRRILVTGAAGFIGSHFVERALEDPEVECVVGYDALTYAGRKEHLGEALEDARFTLVQGNVCDEDFLIKTLRAERIDAVVHFAAETHVDRSILGARIFMETNVTGTYTVLEACKAENIERLVHISTDEVYGPTPEGEQFKEDAGFRPSSPYAASKASADLFVQSFIKTHRLPALIVRGANNFGPRQFPEKLIPFMVHRALLGEELPLYGSGRQLRDWTYVEDFAEGVWLALQRADDGDIFNLGAGNERTNRMIVETLCDELGCDRGEIALVADRPAHDFRYAMDSSRAVQKLGWTPKAEFDEALRATIRWFAARKDWMEKVYAETADYFKDNYAGR
- a CDS encoding NTP transferase domain-containing protein; this translates as MRGVILAGGSGSRLAPLTKTTNKHLLPVGHEPMIYHPIKKLTDAGISDILVVTGVEHMGQVVNQLGSGKDFGCRFTYKVQDEPGGIAQALGLAEQFAAGHPVIVLLGDNIFGDALSGHIKTYEGSGKGAMVLLKEVSDPQRFGVARFDGETIAEIIEKPKDPPSNSAITGIYFYDARVFDFIRRLKPSARGELEITDVNNRYLELGELAHARLSGYWTDAGTHESLARANALVLGLKP